One Sphaerisporangium krabiense DNA segment encodes these proteins:
- the murA gene encoding UDP-N-acetylglucosamine 1-carboxyvinyltransferase, translating into MVRYRVRGGNALRGTAFIQGAKNAVLPMIGAALLASEGRTVLRNVPIIEDVRRAVELAEAVGAKVELHEAERTLVIDASRLTSAVLPAEIARRFRGSVLFVPALLHRLGEAIIEGIGGCNLGSRNLDFHYLGYKRLGAVVDEGESVIHVKASGLAGAPLYLDTPSHTGTENLIMAAALAKGTTIIENAALEPEVLDVIDMLTKMGARIGGGGTGFITVEGVDELTAVEHQVMPDRLDAGVFAMAAAITGGEVNLVGASLEHLGVVRWKLEQMGVEFDTHGAVLHVRRDRPLRPINVITDTYPGFATDLQSPIMTVACLADGNSYIHERIFDGRFALAGELNKMGARIAVEGSRAVVHGSTPLTGTSVTAHDLRSGIALVLAGLAASGETVVSPGYLIDRGHHDLAARMKALGGDVVREISSSS; encoded by the coding sequence ATGGTTCGTTACCGCGTGCGCGGTGGCAACGCCCTGCGCGGAACCGCCTTCATCCAGGGCGCCAAGAACGCCGTGCTCCCGATGATCGGCGCGGCGTTGCTCGCCTCGGAAGGCCGCACGGTCCTGCGCAACGTGCCCATCATCGAGGACGTCCGCCGCGCGGTGGAGCTGGCCGAGGCCGTCGGCGCGAAGGTGGAGCTCCACGAGGCCGAGCGGACGCTCGTCATCGACGCGTCCCGGCTCACGAGCGCCGTGCTGCCCGCCGAGATCGCCCGGCGGTTCCGCGGGTCGGTCCTGTTCGTCCCCGCCCTGCTGCACCGCCTCGGCGAGGCCATCATCGAGGGCATCGGCGGCTGCAACCTGGGCAGCCGCAACCTCGACTTCCACTACCTCGGCTACAAGCGGCTCGGCGCGGTCGTGGACGAGGGCGAGAGCGTCATCCACGTCAAGGCGTCCGGCCTGGCGGGGGCGCCGCTGTACCTCGACACGCCGTCCCACACCGGCACCGAGAACCTCATCATGGCCGCGGCCCTGGCCAAGGGCACCACGATCATCGAGAACGCCGCCCTCGAACCCGAGGTGCTCGACGTCATCGACATGCTCACCAAGATGGGCGCGCGCATCGGCGGCGGCGGCACCGGTTTCATCACGGTCGAGGGCGTCGACGAGCTCACCGCCGTGGAGCACCAGGTCATGCCGGACCGTCTGGACGCGGGCGTGTTCGCGATGGCCGCCGCCATCACCGGCGGCGAGGTGAACCTGGTGGGCGCGTCGCTGGAGCACCTCGGCGTCGTCCGCTGGAAGCTCGAGCAGATGGGCGTCGAGTTCGACACCCACGGCGCGGTGCTGCACGTCCGGCGCGACCGCCCGCTGCGACCGATCAACGTGATCACCGACACCTACCCCGGCTTCGCCACCGACCTGCAGTCGCCCATCATGACGGTGGCGTGCCTCGCCGACGGCAACAGCTACATCCACGAACGCATCTTCGACGGCCGGTTCGCGCTCGCGGGCGAGCTCAACAAGATGGGCGCGCGCATCGCGGTCGAGGGCAGCCGGGCGGTGGTCCACGGCAGCACTCCGCTGACCGGAACGAGCGTCACGGCGCACGATCTGCGGTCCGGAATCGCGCTCGTCCTGGCCGGCCTGGCCGCGTCCGGCGAGACGGTCGTCTCGCCCGGATATCTCATCGACCGCGGTCACCACGACCTCGCGGCGCGTATGAAGGCGCTGGGAGGAGATGTGGTAAGAGAAATTTCCTCTAGCTCGTGA
- a CDS encoding GTP cyclohydrolase IIa produces MVERVMLMGHAAAPVPSRLVAAAYRDEQEAADKVVRLGPGVDACLFASPVPYELARRSGVLTIPATYVQLGGPALTAALARAALDERIDPRRVSVDLLTRSDVEEAYADLGLPTAGVQTREEPGATGTVAAYHERLIRQGSTTGALTCLPAVADRLTAAGVPTVRVRPTSAAIRSALHTAALLGAHHRLEESQLTVVLIEVPTLREPVRRAAPRYWRDELRLSLHRLLVQEANRMNAAVWAIDDHSYLVTATRGSMAAATDGFRVLPFAARIRDELGLAVEVGVGMGRTTHDAETHARAALARTQAGKQPQGFAVDREGRTLVPAPRMPPQAPGQGRPKGVEVLARLAAKLEGGDTIVDAESAGRMLGVTPRTARRLLRTLVDEGLAWPLPPNRTPQPGRPRQLYRLIVEKLGPR; encoded by the coding sequence CTGGTCGAGCGAGTGATGTTAATGGGTCATGCGGCGGCGCCGGTGCCCAGCCGGCTCGTCGCCGCGGCATACCGAGACGAACAGGAGGCCGCTGACAAGGTGGTCCGGCTCGGACCGGGGGTGGACGCGTGTCTGTTCGCCAGCCCCGTCCCCTACGAGCTGGCCAGACGTTCGGGGGTGCTGACGATCCCCGCGACGTACGTGCAGCTCGGAGGTCCCGCGCTCACCGCGGCGCTGGCTCGGGCCGCACTGGACGAGCGCATCGACCCGCGCAGGGTCAGCGTCGACCTGCTCACCCGCTCGGACGTCGAGGAGGCCTACGCCGACCTCGGTCTTCCGACGGCGGGAGTGCAGACACGTGAGGAGCCGGGTGCGACGGGAACCGTCGCGGCCTACCACGAGCGCCTGATCAGGCAGGGCAGCACGACCGGTGCGCTCACCTGCCTGCCCGCGGTGGCGGACCGGCTGACCGCGGCGGGAGTGCCGACCGTGCGGGTGCGACCCACCTCCGCGGCGATCCGCTCGGCGCTGCACACCGCGGCGCTGCTCGGCGCGCACCACCGGCTGGAGGAGTCGCAGCTCACGGTCGTGCTCATCGAGGTGCCGACGTTACGCGAGCCCGTACGGCGGGCCGCACCCCGGTACTGGCGTGACGAGCTGAGGCTTTCTCTGCATCGTCTGCTGGTGCAGGAGGCCAATCGCATGAACGCCGCCGTATGGGCGATCGACGATCACAGCTATCTGGTCACGGCGACGCGCGGCTCGATGGCCGCCGCCACCGACGGCTTCCGTGTCCTGCCCTTCGCCGCGCGCATCCGCGACGAGCTCGGCCTGGCGGTCGAGGTGGGCGTGGGCATGGGCCGGACGACCCACGACGCGGAGACCCACGCGAGGGCCGCTCTGGCCCGCACACAGGCGGGCAAGCAGCCTCAGGGCTTCGCGGTGGACAGAGAGGGCCGCACGCTCGTGCCGGCGCCCCGGATGCCTCCTCAGGCGCCGGGACAGGGCAGGCCGAAGGGCGTGGAGGTCCTCGCACGGCTGGCCGCCAAGCTCGAAGGCGGCGACACGATCGTGGACGCGGAGAGCGCCGGGCGCATGCTCGGAGTGACTCCCCGCACGGCCCGGCGGCTGCTGCGCACGTTGGTTGACGAGGGACTCGCGTGGCCGCTACCGCCGAATCGCACACCACAGCCGGGGCGTCCGCGCCAGCTCTACCGGTTGATCGTGGAGAAGCTCGGCCCGCGCTAG
- a CDS encoding EamA family transporter, with translation MGQNTRDIRVWAALAIVYVVWGSTYLGIRITIETIPPMLSGGVRFVLSGLILGLVLALTRGRAVFRMTRAEFLGASVVGVLLLTAGNGMVSVAEKYISSGLAALLVASVPLWLVIFRVAVRDRPHALTVTGVLVGFCGVAGLSLTGGGSGAAAGIVIILCGALAWSVGSFLSGRLPMPKDPFTASTVEMLVGGVVMLAVSPLLGEHVDVGAVGTGSWVALTYLVLVGSLAGFTSYVWLLGNAPISLVSTYAYVNPVVAVVLGVVVLDESVTAQMFAAGAVIVLGVALVVSTERRGRRAGDAAPAGKSELSRS, from the coding sequence ATGGGGCAGAACACTCGTGACATCAGGGTCTGGGCCGCGCTCGCGATCGTCTACGTCGTGTGGGGATCCACCTACCTCGGCATCCGGATCACCATCGAGACCATTCCCCCGATGCTGAGCGGCGGCGTCCGCTTCGTACTCTCCGGCCTCATCCTCGGCCTCGTGCTGGCGCTGACCCGGGGCCGCGCCGTCTTCCGCATGACGCGCGCGGAGTTCCTCGGCGCGTCCGTGGTCGGCGTCCTCCTGCTCACGGCCGGCAACGGCATGGTGTCGGTGGCCGAGAAGTACATCTCCTCGGGCCTGGCGGCCCTCCTGGTGGCCTCCGTGCCGCTGTGGCTGGTCATCTTCCGCGTGGCCGTCCGCGACCGCCCACACGCGCTCACGGTGACCGGCGTGCTCGTCGGGTTCTGCGGCGTCGCCGGCCTCTCGCTGACCGGCGGCGGCTCCGGCGCCGCCGCCGGCATCGTGATCATCCTCTGCGGCGCGCTGGCCTGGTCGGTCGGCTCGTTCCTGTCCGGCCGCCTCCCCATGCCCAAGGACCCTTTCACCGCGAGCACGGTAGAGATGCTCGTGGGCGGCGTGGTGATGCTCGCCGTCAGCCCCCTGCTCGGCGAGCACGTCGACGTCGGAGCCGTCGGCACCGGCTCGTGGGTGGCGCTCACCTATTTGGTGCTCGTCGGCTCGCTGGCCGGCTTCACCTCGTACGTGTGGCTGCTCGGCAACGCGCCCATCTCGCTGGTCTCGACGTACGCGTACGTCAACCCCGTCGTGGCGGTGGTCCTCGGCGTGGTCGTGCTCGACGAGAGCGTGACGGCGCAGATGTTCGCCGCGGGCGCCGTGATCGTCCTCGGCGTGGCCCTGGTGGTGTCGACGGAACGGCGCGGCCGGCGCGCGGGGGACGCGGCGCCGGCCGGGAAGAGCGAGCTCAGCCGGTCCTGA
- the hisC gene encoding histidinol-phosphate transaminase, whose product MPRFRPILDALPAYRAGKAVVSADGRSFKLSSNESPYDPLPSVVEAIAAAAREIHRYPDPGCARLTEALSARLGVPQEHIALGAGSVTVAQQLFETVGEPGAEVIYAWRSFEAYPLLADLAGVTSVRVPLVEETHDLEAMAAAVTPATRMVFVCNPNNPTGTVNRTAELTAFLDRVPEDVLVVLDEAYREYVRDADVPDGLGLYGDRPNVAVLRTFSKAYGLAGLRVGYLVAQEPVASAVRKTTVPFAVNSIAQAAAIASLAAEDELLERVETVVKERTRVREALLGQGWAVPPTEANFVWLRLGERTAEFAEHCAVDGVAVRPLGEGARVSVGSPEANDAFLDAAARFRTG is encoded by the coding sequence ATGCCGCGTTTCCGCCCGATTCTCGATGCGTTGCCCGCCTACCGGGCGGGGAAGGCCGTGGTCTCCGCCGACGGCCGGTCCTTCAAACTGTCGTCCAACGAGTCGCCCTACGACCCGCTGCCGTCGGTGGTCGAGGCCATCGCCGCCGCGGCGCGCGAGATCCACCGCTATCCCGACCCGGGCTGCGCGCGCCTGACCGAGGCGCTGTCGGCGCGTCTCGGCGTGCCGCAGGAGCACATCGCGCTCGGCGCGGGGTCGGTCACGGTCGCCCAGCAGCTCTTCGAGACGGTGGGGGAGCCGGGCGCCGAGGTGATCTACGCCTGGCGCTCCTTCGAGGCGTACCCGCTGCTCGCCGACCTGGCGGGCGTCACCTCCGTCCGGGTCCCCCTGGTCGAGGAGACCCACGACCTGGAGGCGATGGCCGCCGCCGTCACCCCGGCCACCCGCATGGTCTTCGTGTGCAACCCCAACAACCCCACCGGTACGGTCAACCGGACCGCCGAGCTGACGGCGTTCCTCGACCGGGTGCCGGAGGACGTCCTCGTCGTCCTGGACGAGGCCTACCGCGAGTACGTGCGCGACGCCGACGTGCCCGACGGTCTCGGCCTGTACGGCGACCGGCCGAACGTCGCGGTGCTGCGCACGTTCTCCAAGGCCTACGGGCTCGCGGGCCTGCGCGTGGGCTACCTGGTCGCGCAGGAGCCTGTCGCCTCGGCCGTGCGCAAGACGACGGTGCCGTTCGCGGTCAACAGCATCGCGCAGGCGGCGGCGATCGCGTCGCTGGCCGCCGAGGACGAACTGCTCGAACGCGTCGAGACCGTGGTGAAGGAGCGCACCCGCGTGCGCGAGGCGCTGCTCGGCCAGGGCTGGGCGGTGCCGCCCACCGAGGCCAACTTCGTGTGGCTGCGCCTCGGCGAGCGCACCGCGGAGTTCGCCGAGCACTGCGCGGTGGACGGCGTCGCCGTGCGCCCGCTGGGCGAGGGGGCGCGCGTCTCCGTCGGCTCTCCCGAGGCCAATGACGCCTTCCTCGACGCCGCCGCGCGGTTCAGGACCGGCTGA
- a CDS encoding NUDIX hydrolase, protein MVPRIPVSVDLVVLTVRCQQLSALVWRRDRPPYEGRWALSGGFIQLEEDLPAAAARVLAERAGLPGAPVHLEQLRTYGYPDRDPRQRVVSVAYLGLAPDLPAPTEAHMSWQPVSSLQTMAFDHRRIVLDGIERAGAKLEYTSLGAAFCPAEFTVADLRRVYEIVWGRALDPRNFHRKVTKADGFLVPTGRTTTRDGGRPAMLYRRGPAELLHPPMLRLAG, encoded by the coding sequence ATGGTCCCGCGCATACCCGTCAGCGTGGATCTCGTCGTCCTCACCGTGCGCTGCCAGCAGCTGAGCGCTCTGGTCTGGCGGCGCGACCGCCCTCCCTACGAAGGCCGCTGGGCGCTGTCCGGCGGCTTCATCCAACTGGAGGAGGACCTGCCCGCCGCCGCGGCGCGCGTGCTCGCCGAGCGGGCCGGGCTGCCCGGGGCGCCCGTCCACCTGGAGCAGCTGCGGACGTACGGCTACCCCGACCGCGACCCGCGCCAGCGCGTCGTCAGCGTCGCCTACCTGGGCCTCGCGCCGGACCTGCCGGCCCCGACCGAGGCCCACATGAGCTGGCAGCCGGTGTCGTCCCTGCAGACCATGGCCTTCGACCACCGCAGGATCGTCCTGGACGGCATCGAGCGCGCCGGGGCCAAGCTGGAGTACACCTCGCTCGGCGCGGCGTTCTGCCCGGCGGAGTTCACGGTGGCCGACCTGCGCCGGGTCTACGAGATCGTCTGGGGGCGGGCCCTGGACCCGCGCAACTTCCACCGCAAGGTCACCAAGGCCGACGGCTTCCTGGTGCCCACGGGACGCACGACCACCCGGGACGGCGGCCGTCCGGCGATGCTGTACCGGCGGGGCCCGGCCGAGCTGCTGCACCCGCCGATGCTGCGGCTGGCGGGATGA
- a CDS encoding DUF4434 domain-containing protein, translating to MRGLFLLLGAVLLTAVAAMILVIPDSSREPSSGARTAATGSAPGSPTPSTSVFSDPCGTFDTTSPTPYAVTGYWLVPTSDHCTWRSQLQAIHRVGGDTVVRLGYGLSPRPVDQDGRVMTSDGAAPDPRYTRCVENGMTCAQAAESALKAANPGNRITWTYVYRTDEAYGPGLFRCPQMEHTIPIGDQVYYRVIAPDDGSDDPTCDFTSRGRGYHLVLIEAAAQDSLTEILDLADRFAMKVFPALPVAPRDRLESTKADPRHIGTLTTLTRRILQDYGDRFRDRASLGGVYQPFELQLREWPDPAKVPTLQVYAQQHDIVQQELPGKPILVSPYLDARKGKAFTATPAQVKEGFKALARTGVGIIAPQDSRGTGKVGLYWPNLKGQAVDDRLKPVVGDTSYGDAYHGSTRDYYRVMAEALAELRTEGDEVQLWANVEAFEPEGDGACEAGGKRGVTDKKRLDAAVAFAGPYVSKIISYKWSSFFTCGSPTLAEQVERDWDRPIPIQVVPGSRGIQGGIEIRGYNLAGGTVTLSWFGAEEPRTVDSAEAGWSDRTPIPGLPAGVQRLWVPVDWESVPAGAWIRVDVTSEDGRQSNAPVYLNRET from the coding sequence GTGCGCGGCCTCTTTCTGCTCTTGGGAGCGGTTCTGCTGACCGCCGTCGCGGCCATGATCCTCGTCATCCCCGACTCCTCCCGGGAGCCGTCGAGCGGCGCGCGCACCGCCGCGACGGGCTCGGCCCCCGGCAGCCCCACGCCGTCGACCAGCGTCTTCAGCGACCCCTGCGGAACGTTCGACACCACCAGCCCCACCCCGTACGCGGTGACCGGCTACTGGCTGGTGCCCACCTCCGACCACTGCACCTGGCGCAGCCAGCTCCAGGCCATCCACCGCGTCGGCGGCGACACCGTCGTGCGCCTGGGGTACGGGCTGTCGCCGCGCCCGGTGGACCAGGACGGCCGCGTGATGACCTCCGACGGCGCCGCGCCCGACCCCCGCTACACCCGGTGCGTGGAGAACGGCATGACCTGCGCGCAGGCCGCCGAGTCGGCGCTCAAGGCCGCCAACCCCGGCAACCGGATCACCTGGACCTACGTCTACCGCACCGACGAGGCGTACGGCCCCGGGCTGTTCCGCTGCCCGCAGATGGAGCACACGATCCCGATCGGCGACCAGGTGTACTACCGGGTCATCGCCCCCGACGACGGCTCGGACGACCCGACCTGCGACTTCACCTCCCGCGGGCGCGGCTACCACCTCGTGCTGATCGAGGCCGCCGCGCAGGACAGCCTCACCGAGATCCTCGACCTCGCCGACCGCTTCGCGATGAAGGTCTTCCCCGCCCTGCCGGTGGCCCCGCGCGACCGCCTGGAGAGCACCAAGGCCGACCCCCGGCACATCGGGACGCTGACCACGCTGACCCGGCGCATCCTGCAGGACTACGGCGACCGCTTCCGGGACCGCGCCTCGCTCGGCGGGGTGTACCAGCCGTTCGAGCTCCAGCTCAGGGAATGGCCGGACCCGGCCAAGGTGCCGACGTTGCAGGTGTACGCCCAGCAGCACGACATCGTCCAGCAGGAGCTGCCCGGCAAGCCGATCCTGGTCAGCCCGTACCTCGACGCGCGCAAGGGCAAGGCGTTCACCGCCACGCCCGCGCAGGTCAAGGAGGGCTTCAAGGCGCTGGCCCGCACAGGGGTCGGCATCATCGCCCCGCAGGACAGCCGGGGCACCGGCAAGGTCGGCCTGTACTGGCCCAACCTCAAGGGGCAGGCCGTGGACGACCGCCTCAAACCGGTCGTGGGCGACACCTCCTACGGCGACGCCTACCACGGCTCCACGCGCGACTACTACCGCGTGATGGCCGAGGCGCTGGCCGAGCTGCGCACCGAGGGGGACGAGGTGCAGCTCTGGGCCAACGTGGAGGCGTTCGAGCCTGAGGGCGACGGCGCCTGCGAGGCGGGCGGCAAGCGGGGCGTCACCGACAAGAAGCGCCTGGACGCGGCCGTCGCGTTCGCCGGGCCGTACGTCTCCAAGATCATCTCCTACAAGTGGAGCAGCTTCTTCACCTGCGGCTCGCCCACCCTGGCCGAGCAGGTGGAACGCGACTGGGACCGGCCCATCCCCATCCAGGTGGTGCCGGGCTCGCGGGGCATCCAGGGCGGGATCGAGATACGCGGCTACAACCTGGCCGGGGGCACCGTGACCCTGAGCTGGTTCGGCGCCGAGGAGCCGCGCACGGTGGACTCCGCGGAGGCCGGCTGGTCGGACCGGACCCCGATCCCCGGGCTGCCCGCCGGCGTCCAGCGGCTGTGGGTCCCGGTCGACTGGGAGTCCGTGCCCGCGGGCGCGTGGATCCGCGTCGACGTGACCTCCGAGGACGGGCGGCAGAGCAACGCGCCGGTGTACCTCAACCGCGAGACGTGA
- a CDS encoding glycosyltransferase — protein MHVLVMTVVHHPEDARILHRQIRALVDAGHDVTYAAPYSARGVVPRSWVTGVDLPRAAERKRLAAVRAARKLFKSLRGKVDLALIHDPELLLAVAGVRKRPPVVWDVHEDTPATLSLKPWLPSFLRPPVRFLARLLEGTAERHLHLLLAETAYAGRFHQAHLVVPNETWVPDHVSEPSDDRVVYLGWLSEARGVREAVEVGRLLQEHRVAVELIGYADPQSRPILNEAVAKGVLEWRDFMPNDEALKRLDGALAGLSLLHDEPNYRHSMPTKIVEYMAHGIPVITTPSPRAVELVERYQSGLVVPWRDPEAVVRAILKLRNDPAARRAAGARGYAAARANHHWPNSARRFVTQLETWAGAAPRS, from the coding sequence GTGCACGTGCTTGTCATGACGGTGGTCCACCACCCTGAGGACGCCCGGATCCTGCACAGGCAGATCCGCGCGCTCGTGGACGCCGGACATGACGTCACCTACGCCGCACCGTACTCCGCGCGCGGCGTCGTGCCGAGGTCGTGGGTGACCGGGGTGGACCTGCCGAGGGCCGCCGAGCGCAAGCGCCTGGCGGCCGTGCGGGCCGCGCGCAAGCTCTTCAAGAGCCTGCGCGGAAAGGTCGACCTGGCGCTGATCCACGACCCGGAGCTGCTGCTGGCGGTGGCGGGCGTGCGCAAGCGCCCGCCCGTGGTGTGGGACGTCCACGAGGACACCCCCGCCACGCTGTCGCTCAAGCCGTGGCTGCCGTCGTTCCTGCGTCCCCCGGTGCGGTTCCTCGCGCGGCTGCTCGAGGGCACCGCCGAGCGTCACCTGCACCTGCTGCTGGCCGAGACCGCGTACGCGGGCCGGTTCCACCAGGCGCACCTGGTCGTGCCGAACGAGACCTGGGTGCCCGACCACGTCAGCGAGCCGTCCGACGACCGCGTCGTGTACCTGGGCTGGCTGTCGGAGGCCCGGGGCGTGCGGGAGGCCGTCGAGGTGGGGCGGCTGCTCCAGGAGCACCGCGTCGCGGTGGAGCTGATCGGGTACGCCGATCCGCAGAGCCGGCCCATCCTTAACGAGGCCGTGGCCAAGGGCGTGCTGGAGTGGCGCGACTTCATGCCGAACGACGAGGCGCTGAAGCGGCTGGACGGCGCGCTCGCCGGACTGTCGCTGCTGCACGACGAGCCCAACTACCGGCACTCCATGCCGACCAAGATCGTCGAGTACATGGCGCACGGCATCCCCGTGATCACCACGCCGTCGCCCCGGGCCGTCGAGCTGGTGGAGCGGTACCAGAGCGGCCTGGTCGTGCCCTGGCGCGATCCCGAGGCCGTCGTGCGGGCCATCCTGAAGCTGCGCAACGACCCGGCCGCCCGCCGGGCCGCGGGGGCGCGCGGGTACGCCGCCGCCCGCGCCAACCACCACTGGCCGAACTCCGCCCGCCGGTTCGTCACCCAGCTCGAAACGTGGGCGGGGGCCGCGCCCCGGTCGTGA
- a CDS encoding nucleotide sugar dehydrogenase, with the protein MSAYDLAVIGLGYVGMPLAKEATAAGLRVVGLDVDPRKVDALNSGHSYIDDLSDHDLDSMLAAGFTATLDQAVLAASDTIVICVPTPLDEDHRPDLSAVRGAVGSVGRYLQRGSLVVLESTTYPGTTDEVVRPILEDASGLSAGADFHLAFSPERIDPGNAKYGLRNTPKVVGGYTPECRDRAAGFYARFIEQVVTVSGTREAEMAKLLENTYRHVNIALVNEMAIFCDELGVNLWESIEAAATKPFGFQKFLPGPGVGGHCIPVDPSYLSHAVRKLGYPFRFVELAQEINERMPQYVVARVSRLLNRAKKAVNGSRVLLMGVTYKPDIADERETPAVPVARVLRELGAELVFADPYVKRWAVDGVEVPRVEDLAEGVENADVTVLLQQHSAFDLEMVEKRALLLLDTRGVLSEGDRVERL; encoded by the coding sequence GTGAGCGCATACGATCTCGCGGTCATCGGCCTGGGATACGTCGGCATGCCTTTGGCCAAGGAGGCCACGGCGGCCGGTCTGCGCGTGGTCGGCCTGGACGTCGACCCGCGCAAGGTCGACGCGCTCAACTCCGGCCACTCCTACATCGATGACCTGAGCGACCACGACCTGGACTCCATGCTGGCGGCCGGTTTCACCGCCACGCTGGACCAGGCGGTGCTGGCCGCCAGCGACACCATCGTCATCTGCGTCCCGACGCCCCTCGACGAGGACCACCGGCCGGACCTGTCGGCCGTGCGCGGCGCCGTCGGATCCGTCGGCCGGTACCTCCAGCGGGGCAGCCTGGTCGTGCTGGAGTCCACCACCTACCCCGGCACCACCGACGAGGTGGTCCGCCCGATCCTGGAGGACGCCTCCGGCCTGAGCGCCGGCGCGGACTTCCACCTGGCCTTCTCGCCGGAGCGCATCGACCCGGGCAACGCCAAGTACGGCCTGCGCAACACGCCGAAGGTCGTGGGCGGCTACACCCCGGAGTGCCGCGACCGCGCGGCCGGGTTCTACGCCCGGTTCATCGAGCAGGTCGTGACCGTCAGCGGCACCCGCGAGGCCGAGATGGCCAAGCTGCTGGAGAACACCTACCGGCACGTCAACATCGCGCTCGTCAACGAGATGGCGATCTTCTGCGACGAGCTGGGCGTGAACCTCTGGGAGTCCATCGAGGCGGCGGCGACCAAGCCGTTCGGCTTCCAGAAGTTCCTGCCGGGCCCGGGGGTCGGCGGCCACTGCATCCCGGTGGACCCGTCCTACCTGTCCCACGCGGTGCGCAAGCTCGGCTACCCGTTCCGGTTCGTCGAGCTGGCGCAGGAGATCAACGAGCGCATGCCGCAGTACGTGGTGGCCCGCGTCTCGCGCCTCCTGAACCGTGCCAAGAAGGCCGTCAACGGCTCGCGCGTGCTGCTGATGGGCGTCACCTACAAGCCCGACATCGCCGACGAGCGCGAGACGCCCGCCGTGCCGGTCGCCCGGGTGCTCCGCGAGCTCGGCGCCGAGCTCGTCTTCGCCGACCCCTACGTCAAGCGGTGGGCGGTCGACGGGGTCGAGGTCCCGCGCGTCGAGGACCTCGCGGAGGGCGTCGAGAACGCCGACGTCACCGTGCTGCTCCAGCAGCACTCCGCGTTCGACCTGGAAATGGTGGAGAAACGAGCACTTCTACTTCTCGACACCCGGGGCGTCCTCTCCGAGGGCGATCGCGTCGAGCGGCTCTGA